A window from Acidobacteriota bacterium encodes these proteins:
- a CDS encoding ubiquinone/menaquinone biosynthesis methyltransferase yields MTRLPGGEERARSVRRIFGAIAGRYDFLNHALSANLDRRWRAACVREVGRRLRAPSPLILDVGCGTADLALAVSRLGRVVGCDFSRPMLERGAEKVARAGRAIELLEADALHLPFGDRSFDAVVSAFVLRNLADLDRGLEEMRRVLRPGGVLAVLDFGMPRLPVVSGCYRFYFLRVLPRIGKWVSGVDGAYGYLPRSVEEFPPAEELRERAIRAGLEGVHCRRVSGGITVLLTGSRPLGE; encoded by the coding sequence TTGACTAGGCTCCCGGGAGGCGAGGAAAGGGCGCGCAGTGTCCGCCGCATTTTCGGGGCGATCGCCGGCCGCTACGATTTTCTCAATCATGCCCTGTCGGCCAACCTGGACCGGCGCTGGCGCGCCGCGTGCGTACGCGAGGTCGGGCGGCGGCTCCGCGCCCCCTCTCCCCTGATCCTGGACGTGGGATGCGGGACGGCCGATCTCGCCCTGGCGGTTTCGCGCCTCGGGCGGGTGGTCGGCTGCGACTTCAGCCGTCCCATGCTCGAGCGGGGGGCCGAAAAGGTCGCGCGCGCCGGCCGCGCGATCGAACTCCTGGAAGCCGACGCGCTGCACCTTCCTTTCGGCGACCGGTCGTTCGACGCCGTCGTCAGCGCCTTCGTGCTGCGGAACCTCGCCGACCTCGACCGGGGACTCGAGGAAATGAGGCGGGTGCTGCGTCCCGGGGGGGTCCTGGCCGTGCTCGATTTCGGCATGCCGCGGCTGCCGGTGGTGTCGGGGTGCTACCGGTTCTATTTTCTGAGGGTGTTGCCCCGGATCGGGAAATGGGTGTCGGGGGTGGACGGGGCCTACGGCTACCTTCCCCGGAGCGTGGAGGAGTTTCCGCCCGCCGAGGAGCTGAGGGAACGGGCCATCCGTGCCGGGCTCGAGGGGGTGCACTGCCGGCGGGTGAGCGGGGGGATCACGGTGCTGCTCACGGGGTCCCGGCCGCTGGGAGAGTGA
- the aroB gene encoding 3-dehydroquinate synthase — MKTLTVNLKERSYRVVVGGGALARSGDILSRQGFRTAPVIVANSTVLRLHGDRLLGALRGAFGPSPLIRIPDGERYKNHQTLLKIYDGLFRARADRRSWILAFGGGVTGDIAGFAAATFMRGIRFVMVPTTLLSQVDSSIGGKTGINVPQGKNLVGAFHQPSAVLADTGVLETLPGRQLRSGLFEVLKCGAIRSRPLLDYIDRRLPDILNRHPGALEHIIVAAAGIKAEVVSLDETEGGLRMILNYGHTIGHAIEAAGGYRRFTHGEAVAWGMIAALGYGRELGVLGAEETGRLNRLIRKAGPLPAVGGLGPEAVWRALLRDKKFGGGDVRMVLLRGLGEGAVFNGIDARSLRRFLGRFLGGNGDLD; from the coding sequence GTGAAGACTCTCACAGTAAACCTGAAGGAACGCAGCTACCGCGTCGTCGTCGGAGGAGGGGCGCTCGCCCGTTCCGGGGATATCCTCTCCCGGCAGGGGTTCCGGACGGCCCCCGTCATCGTGGCCAACAGTACCGTTCTGCGGCTCCACGGCGACCGGCTGCTCGGGGCGCTCAGGGGCGCTTTCGGCCCCTCCCCCCTCATCCGGATCCCCGACGGGGAACGGTACAAGAACCACCAGACCCTTCTGAAAATCTATGACGGCCTGTTCCGGGCCCGCGCCGACCGGCGCTCCTGGATCCTGGCCTTCGGCGGCGGGGTGACCGGGGACATCGCCGGGTTCGCCGCCGCCACCTTCATGCGCGGCATCCGTTTCGTGATGGTCCCGACGACCCTCCTCTCCCAGGTGGACAGCTCCATCGGCGGGAAGACGGGCATCAACGTCCCCCAGGGGAAGAACCTCGTCGGCGCCTTTCACCAGCCCTCGGCCGTTCTCGCCGACACCGGCGTGCTCGAGACCCTCCCAGGCCGGCAGCTGCGATCGGGCCTTTTCGAGGTCCTCAAGTGCGGCGCCATCCGCAGCCGGCCGCTGCTCGATTACATCGACCGGAGACTTCCCGACATCCTGAACCGCCACCCGGGAGCCCTGGAGCACATCATCGTGGCCGCGGCCGGGATCAAGGCGGAGGTGGTCTCCCTGGACGAAACGGAGGGCGGGCTGCGGATGATCCTGAATTACGGGCATACCATCGGCCATGCCATCGAGGCGGCGGGGGGTTACCGCAGGTTCACGCACGGGGAGGCGGTCGCCTGGGGCATGATCGCCGCCCTGGGGTACGGCAGGGAACTGGGGGTGCTCGGCGCGGAGGAGACCGGGCGCCTGAACCGGCTGATACGAAAAGCGGGCCCGCTCCCGGCCGTCGGCGGGCTGGGACCGGAAGCGGTGTGGCGCGCGCTTCTGCGCGACAAGAAATTCGGCGGGGGGGACGTCCGGATGGTGCTCCTGCGCGGCCTGGGGGAGGGGGCGGTCTTCAACGGGATCGACGCCCGGTCCCTGCGGCGGTTCCTCGGGCGGTTCCTCGGCGGGAACGGCGACCTTGACTAG
- a CDS encoding thiazole synthase: MAYARETDPLVLGGKTFRSRLLVGTGKYETFPLMKEALEASGAEIVTVAVRRVNLDRSSESMLDYIDTERYTLLPNTAGCYTADDAVRTAMLGREAGLSDWVKLEVIGDEKTLFPDTGALLEATRILVREGFVVLPYTNDDPVMARKLEDAGAAAIMPLGAPIGSGMGIQNPANLRIIMETVNLPVIVDAGVGTASDASLAMELGSDAVLMNTGIAGAGDPVAMARAMNLAVEAGRAAFKAGRIPRKLYATASSPSEGISR, translated from the coding sequence ATGGCCTATGCACGGGAAACGGATCCACTGGTTCTGGGAGGGAAGACATTCCGCTCGCGCCTCCTGGTGGGGACGGGAAAATACGAGACCTTCCCCCTCATGAAGGAAGCGCTCGAGGCCTCGGGCGCCGAAATCGTGACGGTGGCGGTGCGCCGGGTGAACCTGGACCGTTCCTCGGAATCGATGCTCGACTACATCGACACGGAGCGCTACACGCTTCTGCCCAACACGGCCGGCTGCTATACGGCCGACGATGCCGTCCGGACGGCGATGCTCGGGCGGGAGGCGGGACTGAGCGACTGGGTGAAGCTCGAGGTCATCGGGGACGAGAAGACCCTCTTCCCCGATACCGGCGCGTTGCTCGAGGCCACCCGCATCCTGGTCCGGGAAGGGTTCGTGGTCCTGCCCTACACCAACGACGACCCCGTCATGGCCCGGAAACTGGAGGACGCCGGCGCGGCCGCCATCATGCCCCTGGGCGCCCCGATCGGGTCGGGAATGGGGATCCAGAACCCCGCCAACCTCCGGATCATCATGGAGACCGTCAACCTCCCCGTCATCGTCGACGCGGGGGTGGGGACGGCCTCGGACGCCAGCCTGGCGATGGAACTGGGCAGCGACGCCGTGCTGATGAACACGGGGATCGCCGGGGCCGGGGATCCGGTCGCCATGGCCCGGGCGATGAACCTGGCCGTGGAAGCCGGCCGGGCGGCGTTCAAGGCGGGCCGCATCCCCAGAAAACTCTACGCCACGGCCAGCAGCCCCTCGGAGGGGATCTCGCGTTAG
- the thiS gene encoding sulfur carrier protein ThiS gives MKTITLEINGKMRTIPPVASVRELLGVLGIEGNQVAVELNRAIVRRAEWDATPIADRDRVEIVQFVGGG, from the coding sequence ATGAAAACCATAACGCTCGAAATCAACGGCAAGATGCGCACGATACCCCCGGTGGCCAGCGTCCGGGAACTGCTCGGGGTCCTGGGGATCGAGGGGAATCAGGTCGCGGTCGAACTGAACCGCGCCATCGTGCGCCGGGCGGAGTGGGACGCAACGCCGATAGCCGACCGGGATCGCGTCGAGATTGTCCAATTCGTCGGCGGAGGATAG
- a CDS encoding inositol monophosphatase, protein MNTYARELEKALEIATAAGEVALGHFGAPPPVEEKEDASPVTRADRETEHRIARMLEERFPLDGILGEEGAVLPSRSGRRWLVDPIDGTKDFVRGSPYWAVQLALEEGGRVRVGVIHCPALDETLHAAAGAGCFLNGTRVAASAVSRLDRSIVTVSGFNAASASWPGEGVRRLLEECWTVRAYGGACNVVMLARGKADVWLSGRGMEWDYAPARVVADECGARFLTRTGDGRIDRAHCVLCAPGVEREVRRLLDISCCAGADSMED, encoded by the coding sequence ATGAACACCTACGCGCGCGAACTGGAAAAAGCCCTGGAAATAGCCACCGCCGCCGGAGAAGTGGCCCTCGGCCACTTCGGCGCCCCCCCGCCGGTCGAGGAGAAGGAAGACGCGTCCCCCGTGACGCGCGCCGACCGGGAAACCGAGCACCGCATCGCCCGGATGCTCGAGGAGCGCTTCCCTCTCGACGGCATCCTGGGGGAGGAGGGGGCGGTCCTTCCCTCCCGCTCGGGCCGCCGCTGGCTCGTCGATCCCATCGACGGGACCAAGGACTTCGTCCGCGGCTCCCCTTACTGGGCCGTCCAGCTGGCGCTGGAGGAAGGGGGCCGGGTGCGCGTGGGGGTGATCCACTGCCCCGCCCTCGACGAGACCCTCCACGCCGCCGCGGGGGCCGGCTGCTTCCTGAACGGCACCCGGGTCGCGGCATCGGCCGTCTCGAGGCTGGACCGGTCCATCGTGACCGTCAGCGGGTTCAACGCGGCGTCGGCCTCGTGGCCCGGTGAGGGCGTCCGGCGCCTGCTCGAGGAGTGCTGGACCGTGCGTGCCTACGGGGGCGCCTGCAACGTCGTGATGCTGGCGCGGGGGAAGGCCGACGTCTGGCTGAGCGGCCGGGGGATGGAGTGGGACTATGCCCCCGCCCGGGTCGTCGCCGACGAATGCGGGGCCCGTTTCCTGACGCGGACCGGGGACGGGCGCATCGACCGCGCCCACTGCGTCCTCTGCGCGCCCGGGGTGGAGCGGGAGGTCCGCCGCCTCCTGGACATTTCCTGTTGCGCGGGCGCCGATTCCATGGAAGATTAG
- a CDS encoding galactosyldiacylglycerol synthase, translating into MSHIQLFAVQPDNRERKLLGTITEADLDFLIDNLEEEFEEDDDYFLNRDTLDYLEGKGIDAELAALLRTALDENPDGVDILYIYG; encoded by the coding sequence ATGAGCCACATACAGCTGTTCGCCGTGCAACCCGATAACCGAGAACGGAAGCTGCTGGGAACGATCACCGAAGCCGATCTCGATTTCCTCATCGACAACCTCGAGGAGGAATTTGAAGAGGACGACGACTATTTCCTCAACCGGGACACGCTCGACTACCTCGAGGGGAAGGGGATCGACGCGGAACTGGCCGCCCTGCTGCGCACCGCGCTGGACGAAAACCCGGACGGCGTCGACATCCTGTACATCTACGGCTGA
- the amrS gene encoding AmmeMemoRadiSam system radical SAM enzyme, which produces MRTLSDILDERTGRGELREILDGGWVRCRACAHRCLMAEGARGACRVRRNRGGELYVPFGYVSGAQCDPIEKKPFFHVRPGALAYSFGMLGCNLCCDYCQNWITSQALRDPGSAVFPQEATAGGLVAAALDGGAGIVVSTYNEPLITGEWAAAVFREARAAGLLTGYVSNGFATPEAWDYIGPWLDLCKIDLKTFDESGYRRLGGGLEPVLDSIRTLFRRGVWVEVVTLLVPGFNDSDPQLRGMAEFIAGVSPDIPWHVTAFHPDYRMTDSRRTAPADLVRAAGIGRASGLRYVYAGNLPGRLGEWENTRCPGCGRLLIERRGYRITGRALGAEGRCPSCGRAVPGRWGEGTGPQP; this is translated from the coding sequence ATGCGGACGCTGTCGGACATCCTGGACGAACGGACCGGGCGGGGAGAACTGCGGGAAATTCTCGACGGGGGGTGGGTGCGCTGCCGCGCCTGCGCCCACCGCTGCCTGATGGCCGAAGGGGCGCGCGGCGCCTGCCGGGTGCGCCGCAACCGCGGGGGGGAGCTCTACGTCCCCTTCGGCTACGTCTCCGGGGCGCAATGCGACCCGATCGAAAAGAAGCCCTTTTTTCATGTGCGCCCGGGCGCGCTGGCCTACAGCTTCGGCATGCTCGGGTGCAACCTCTGCTGCGACTACTGCCAGAACTGGATCACGTCGCAGGCCCTGCGGGACCCCGGCTCGGCCGTCTTCCCGCAGGAGGCGACGGCGGGCGGGCTGGTCGCCGCGGCGCTCGACGGCGGCGCCGGGATCGTGGTCAGCACCTACAACGAGCCCCTCATCACGGGCGAGTGGGCGGCGGCCGTTTTCAGGGAGGCGCGCGCGGCGGGACTGCTGACGGGCTATGTCTCCAACGGCTTCGCGACCCCCGAAGCATGGGACTATATCGGCCCCTGGCTCGACCTGTGCAAGATCGACCTGAAGACGTTCGACGAGAGCGGCTACCGCCGCCTGGGAGGGGGGCTCGAGCCGGTGCTCGATTCGATCCGCACCCTTTTCCGCCGCGGGGTCTGGGTGGAAGTGGTGACGCTCCTCGTTCCCGGCTTCAACGATTCGGACCCGCAGCTCCGGGGGATGGCCGAATTCATCGCCGGCGTCTCTCCGGACATCCCCTGGCACGTGACCGCGTTTCACCCCGATTACCGGATGACGGACTCCAGGCGCACGGCGCCCGCGGACCTCGTGCGCGCCGCCGGGATCGGCCGCGCGAGCGGCCTCCGCTACGTCTATGCCGGCAATCTCCCGGGCCGGCTGGGGGAATGGGAGAACACCCGCTGCCCCGGCTGCGGGCGGCTCCTCATCGAGCGGCGCGGGTACCGTATTACCGGCCGCGCCCTCGGCGCGGAGGGACGGTGCCCCTCCTGCGGCCGCGCGGTCCCGGGCCGGTGGGGGGAGGGAACGGGGCCTCAGCCGTAG
- a CDS encoding methyltransferase domain-containing protein: MEKITDWSQLWEELVEIRAAGRAGGGAEAPPRDPWNERARQFKQGVRRRWERPDSSRDFILSQLDAGSTVLDIGAGTGSWAALLARRARHVTAVEPSESMIAVMRESLEEEKIGNVSIVEGSWPDVYVEPHDFSLCSHAMYGYPDLEAFVLRMIACTRRTCFLLLRAPSLDGIRAEAARHIWGQPLDSPNFTIAYNILIEMGVYANVLMENTGLWKPRVSASIEEAHGDLKRFLGLTDDPEHDGYLLTLLRRRLHWRCGRYLWPPEVRSALVYWNVGGR, from the coding sequence ATGGAAAAAATCACCGACTGGAGTCAGCTCTGGGAAGAGCTCGTCGAGATCCGGGCGGCGGGGCGCGCAGGCGGCGGCGCCGAAGCCCCCCCGCGCGATCCCTGGAACGAGCGGGCGCGGCAGTTCAAGCAGGGGGTCCGGCGGCGCTGGGAGCGCCCCGACTCGAGCCGCGATTTCATCCTCTCGCAGCTCGACGCCGGTTCGACGGTGCTGGACATAGGCGCCGGGACCGGCTCCTGGGCCGCCCTGCTCGCCCGGCGCGCGCGCCACGTCACCGCCGTGGAGCCCTCGGAGTCCATGATCGCCGTGATGCGCGAAAGCCTCGAGGAGGAGAAGATCGGCAACGTGTCGATCGTGGAGGGGAGCTGGCCCGACGTCTACGTCGAGCCCCACGACTTTTCCCTCTGCTCCCACGCCATGTACGGCTATCCGGACCTGGAAGCCTTCGTCCTGCGCATGATCGCCTGCACCCGCCGCACCTGCTTCCTCCTGTTGCGGGCGCCGTCGCTCGACGGGATCCGCGCCGAGGCGGCGCGCCACATCTGGGGGCAGCCCCTCGACAGCCCCAATTTCACGATCGCCTACAACATCCTCATCGAGATGGGCGTCTATGCCAACGTGCTGATGGAAAACACCGGGCTCTGGAAGCCGCGGGTGAGCGCGAGCATCGAGGAGGCCCACGGGGACCTGAAGCGCTTTCTCGGCCTCACCGACGACCCGGAGCATGACGGCTACCTGCTCACGCTCCTGCGGCGCCGGCTGCACTGGCGCTGCGGCCGCTACCTGTGGCCTCCCGAGGTCCGCTCCGCCCTGGTCTACTGGAACGTGGGCGGCCGCTGA